The following proteins are encoded in a genomic region of Vibrio tasmaniensis:
- a CDS encoding glutathione S-transferase, whose translation MGIALSQQKVLLREIVTKDKPSELLASSPKGTVPVLVLPDGQIIEQSLDVMIWALQKNDPQDLLRSSNPTLSQQVHQVIKTNDEDFIGHLEKYRASVRYRNIDTEQRRQACEGFISKLEALLTNQPYFFGETPSLADFAVMPFVSQFVRVEKKWFVQSEYKNVGRWLRAHLDSKLYTQVMKQYPLWNETKQDCLFG comes from the coding sequence ATGGGGATCGCCTTATCCCAGCAAAAAGTGTTACTTAGAGAAATCGTTACCAAAGATAAGCCTAGCGAACTATTGGCCAGTTCGCCAAAAGGCACTGTTCCAGTATTGGTATTGCCAGATGGTCAAATCATCGAACAGAGCTTAGATGTGATGATCTGGGCGCTTCAAAAAAACGATCCTCAAGATCTTCTGCGTTCAAGTAACCCAACACTTAGCCAACAAGTCCACCAGGTCATCAAAACCAACGATGAAGATTTTATTGGCCACTTGGAAAAGTACAGAGCGTCTGTTCGTTACCGAAACATCGATACTGAACAACGTCGACAGGCCTGTGAAGGGTTCATCAGCAAGTTAGAAGCTCTACTCACCAATCAGCCTTACTTCTTTGGAGAAACGCCAAGCCTAGCCGACTTTGCTGTGATGCCGTTTGTCAGCCAGTTCGTGAGAGTCGAAAAGAAATGGTTTGTGCAATCTGAATATAAAAACGTAGGACGTTGGTTAAGAGCGCACCTCGACAGTAAGCTCTACACCCAAGTCATGAAGCAATACCCTTTGTGGAATGAAACCAAGCAAGATTGTCTTTTTGGCTAG
- a CDS encoding peptidase U32 family protein has product MSRKIELLAPGGDVEAIKAAIVAGANAVYCGLDTFNARNRASNLSLDELNGVIRLAHEYGCEVFLTLNVVLLEHEIKTITKLLNQLVNTKLDGIIVQDLGLFDLVKKHFPSLDVHASTQLTTHNEGQIKFLSKIGATRVNLSRELNLPEIKMLTEVAHDHDVLTEVFVHGALCIAFSGQCYSSSVSVGNSGNRGRCSQACRDEYEITNAGNKFPLNLKDNSAYYDLPELVDAKVDSLKVEGRIKGAHYVYTVVDTWRKQIDSFVESGLLIEDDSNLHKVFNRDFTNSFLKGNLTKDMFIDNPRDNSMNYAVDKATKENNEISVVQIQEVTSDLYEAKNALGSEMRDKIEFLDIRKTPVSLSFSAKVDQPFTVTVNTPKENFTVQSQSLLATAKETAITQALLEKRFKSVKSAVHTLENCNYDNLDEGLILPLKEVSVLKDEIDFILNGSVKVIKHVEVPALPQQPKVNEKPTMSMLIADVEDLHLCDVTDADVYFKLPESFKKRCNKYIDILAANPRLIPWFPAVLIGKDYDEAVRILEEIKPARIVTNNTGIAYKAYEMGIEWVAGPFMNTTNSHALVTLQEELNCAGAFISNEINKGQIRHIRRPENFKLFYSIYHPILMMTSRQCFFQRTVGCNKPSIEAGCMLKCEKATTITNVKGISFAVDKQKGGYPSIYNHEQFLNHDAVTDFSGLFDEFFIDLTNIGAGSKEVQDKVELIKHFQGLIDGVDGSQQNLEQMVEVRTNAQYVQGL; this is encoded by the coding sequence ATGAGCAGAAAGATTGAGTTATTAGCCCCAGGTGGCGATGTCGAGGCGATTAAAGCCGCTATCGTGGCCGGTGCCAATGCGGTTTATTGTGGTTTAGACACCTTCAACGCTCGTAACAGAGCCTCTAACCTTTCGTTAGATGAGTTGAATGGTGTGATTCGCCTTGCTCATGAATATGGTTGTGAAGTGTTTCTGACTCTTAACGTTGTGCTGCTGGAGCATGAAATTAAGACTATCACTAAATTGCTGAACCAACTGGTGAACACCAAACTAGACGGCATCATCGTTCAAGATCTTGGTTTATTTGATTTGGTGAAAAAGCATTTCCCATCGTTAGATGTTCACGCATCGACTCAGTTAACGACGCACAACGAAGGCCAGATTAAGTTCTTGTCTAAGATTGGCGCAACACGCGTTAACTTGTCTCGTGAATTGAATCTGCCAGAAATCAAAATGCTGACGGAAGTGGCACATGATCACGATGTACTGACAGAAGTGTTTGTACACGGTGCTTTGTGTATCGCATTCTCTGGTCAATGTTACTCAAGCTCAGTAAGTGTGGGTAACTCAGGTAACCGTGGCCGTTGTAGCCAAGCATGTCGTGATGAATACGAAATCACAAACGCGGGCAACAAGTTCCCACTCAACTTGAAAGATAACTCCGCTTACTATGACCTACCTGAATTGGTTGACGCGAAAGTTGACTCGTTGAAAGTAGAAGGCCGTATCAAAGGCGCACACTACGTATACACAGTAGTTGATACGTGGCGCAAACAGATTGATAGCTTTGTAGAAAGTGGTTTGTTGATCGAAGACGATTCGAACCTGCACAAAGTATTCAACCGTGATTTCACCAACTCTTTCCTTAAGGGCAACCTAACGAAAGACATGTTCATTGATAATCCTCGTGACAACAGCATGAATTACGCTGTAGATAAAGCGACGAAAGAGAACAATGAAATCTCTGTTGTGCAAATTCAAGAAGTGACCAGCGATCTTTACGAAGCTAAAAACGCCCTAGGCAGCGAAATGCGCGACAAGATCGAGTTCCTTGATATTCGTAAAACACCCGTGTCATTGTCGTTTAGCGCTAAGGTGGATCAACCATTTACGGTGACAGTGAACACACCAAAAGAAAACTTTACGGTTCAATCTCAATCGTTGTTGGCGACAGCTAAAGAGACTGCGATTACTCAGGCGTTACTTGAGAAGCGTTTCAAGTCAGTGAAGAGTGCTGTTCATACGCTTGAAAACTGTAACTACGACAACTTAGATGAAGGTCTGATTCTTCCTTTGAAAGAAGTGTCGGTCTTAAAAGACGAAATCGATTTCATCTTAAACGGTTCTGTGAAAGTGATTAAGCACGTTGAAGTGCCAGCACTGCCTCAGCAACCGAAGGTGAACGAGAAGCCAACCATGTCGATGCTTATCGCTGATGTGGAAGACTTGCACCTGTGTGACGTAACTGATGCGGATGTTTACTTCAAACTGCCTGAAAGCTTCAAGAAGCGTTGTAACAAGTACATCGACATCTTGGCAGCAAACCCACGTTTGATTCCTTGGTTCCCAGCAGTATTGATCGGCAAAGACTACGACGAAGCGGTTCGTATTCTTGAAGAGATCAAGCCAGCTCGTATTGTGACCAACAACACGGGTATTGCTTACAAAGCTTACGAAATGGGTATCGAGTGGGTTGCAGGTCCGTTCATGAACACGACCAACTCTCACGCATTAGTGACTCTGCAAGAAGAGCTTAACTGTGCCGGTGCTTTCATTTCGAACGAGATCAACAAAGGTCAGATTCGTCATATTCGCCGCCCAGAGAACTTCAAACTGTTCTACAGCATCTACCACCCAATCTTGATGATGACCAGCCGTCAGTGTTTCTTCCAAAGAACTGTCGGTTGTAACAAGCCAAGCATCGAAGCGGGTTGTATGTTGAAGTGTGAGAAAGCGACCACGATTACTAACGTGAAAGGCATCTCTTTCGCGGTTGATAAACAGAAGGGCGGCTACCCAAGCATTTACAACCACGAGCAGTTCTTAAACCATGACGCTGTAACGGATTTCTCTGGTCTGTTCGACGAGTTTTTCATCGACCTAACCAACATCGGCGCGGGTTCGAAAGAAGTACAAGACAAAGTAGAGCTGATCAAACACTTCCAAGGTTTGATTGACGGCGTTGATGGTTCACAACAGAACCTAGAGCAGATGGTTGAAGTTCGAACTAACGCTCAATACGTGCAAGGCTTATAG
- a CDS encoding acyl-CoA thioesterase, whose translation MEALLSDYPVVTEIPVAWGEMDALNHVNNAVYFRYFETARLDFFKHVELMEEMAITKVGPVLGDTYCKYFRPVTYPDTLMIGSRVTDIQDDRFTMEYAIVSKTQQKLTTIGTATIVMFDFASNQKALLSLRLTNEIEKMNTLKSPCFKQEAVTE comes from the coding sequence ATGGAAGCACTATTATCTGACTACCCGGTAGTAACAGAAATCCCTGTCGCTTGGGGAGAAATGGACGCACTCAATCACGTTAACAACGCCGTATATTTTCGCTATTTCGAAACCGCTCGCTTAGATTTTTTTAAGCATGTAGAGCTGATGGAAGAGATGGCGATTACCAAAGTTGGCCCTGTTCTTGGTGACACTTACTGTAAATATTTCCGCCCAGTCACGTATCCAGATACGTTGATGATTGGCTCTCGTGTCACTGATATTCAAGATGACCGATTCACCATGGAATACGCGATTGTCAGTAAGACTCAGCAAAAACTGACGACCATTGGCACCGCGACTATCGTGATGTTTGATTTTGCTTCAAACCAAAAAGCCCTGCTCTCACTACGCTTAACCAACGAAATTGAAAAGATGAACACGTTGAAAAGCCCATGCTTCAAACAAGAAGCCGTGACGGAATAA
- a CDS encoding ABC transporter ATP-binding protein/permease, producing MQNDVSSTRDSTQRTAQRSTQQAPEPKPEKKSLSILFELSKFIQPYQGRVIAALIALIFTASLTLSVGHGIRLLIDQGFSQQSLSDLGSAIQFIMVVVVLISIGTFFRFYLVSSVGERVSADIRLSVFNHVVTLHPSYFETNGSGDIMSRITTDTTLLQSIIGSSFSMAMRCALMCIGAIIMLFATNIKLTLIVLASVPFILIPILVYGRRVRALSRQSQDSMSDVGSYAGEAIEHIKTVQSYSREAQEKASFAIEVEKAYEIGRQRVKQRAILISGVIVIVFSAIAGMLWVGGSDVINGTMSAGDLAAFVFYAIMVASSLGTISEVMGELQRAAGATERLIEILQVESHIVAPVENPTSLDNVTPEVAFDDVTFCYPSRPDQPATSNLTLTAHEGKVLALVGPSGAGKTTLFELLQRFYDPQIGKVTLGGVELNQFDPNELRKQMALVPQQPALFSNDVFHNIRYGNPEATDEQVIEAAKKAHAHEFIQNLPEGYHSFLGERGVRLSGGQRQRIAIARAILKDPNILLLDEATSALDSESEHHVQQALEELMRGRTTIIIAHRLSTIKHADQIAVLDKGRLVDIGDHQSLINSCELYQRLVELQFKHLNV from the coding sequence ATGCAAAACGATGTCTCTTCTACGCGTGACTCTACTCAGCGAACGGCTCAACGATCTACTCAACAAGCGCCAGAACCCAAACCTGAGAAGAAAAGCCTCAGTATTCTGTTCGAACTCAGCAAATTTATTCAGCCCTATCAAGGCCGTGTGATTGCAGCGCTGATCGCTTTGATCTTCACGGCAAGCTTAACCCTTTCGGTCGGGCATGGTATCCGTCTTCTGATCGACCAAGGCTTCAGCCAACAATCGTTATCAGATTTAGGCAGCGCGATTCAATTCATCATGGTCGTGGTCGTGTTGATCTCAATTGGTACTTTCTTCCGCTTCTATTTAGTCTCTTCTGTTGGGGAGCGTGTGAGTGCAGATATTCGCCTATCAGTTTTCAATCACGTTGTGACGCTTCACCCTAGTTACTTTGAAACCAATGGCAGTGGCGACATCATGTCACGCATCACAACCGACACAACCCTGCTCCAAAGCATTATTGGTTCGTCGTTTTCTATGGCGATGCGCTGTGCATTAATGTGTATTGGCGCAATCATCATGCTGTTCGCGACCAACATTAAGCTAACGCTGATCGTGTTAGCCTCAGTGCCGTTTATCCTGATTCCGATTTTGGTATACGGTCGACGAGTGAGAGCCCTATCCCGTCAAAGTCAAGATTCGATGTCTGATGTGGGCTCTTATGCCGGCGAAGCGATCGAACACATCAAAACGGTGCAAAGCTACAGCCGAGAAGCGCAAGAGAAAGCGTCATTCGCAATTGAAGTAGAAAAGGCTTATGAGATTGGTCGCCAACGTGTAAAACAACGCGCGATTCTTATCTCTGGTGTGATTGTTATCGTGTTCAGTGCGATTGCAGGCATGCTTTGGGTTGGTGGTAGTGATGTCATCAACGGTACCATGTCGGCGGGTGATCTGGCTGCGTTTGTTTTCTATGCGATAATGGTGGCTTCATCGTTAGGTACGATTTCTGAGGTGATGGGTGAATTGCAACGCGCGGCAGGTGCGACAGAGCGATTAATCGAGATCCTACAAGTTGAAAGCCACATTGTTGCGCCTGTAGAAAATCCAACATCACTGGATAACGTGACACCAGAAGTCGCTTTTGATGATGTGACCTTCTGTTACCCATCAAGACCGGACCAACCCGCAACAAGTAACCTCACACTAACTGCCCATGAAGGTAAAGTATTGGCTTTAGTTGGCCCGTCTGGTGCAGGTAAAACGACCCTATTTGAACTGCTGCAACGTTTCTACGACCCACAAATAGGCAAAGTAACGTTAGGCGGTGTTGAACTGAATCAGTTTGATCCGAATGAATTAAGAAAGCAGATGGCGCTTGTACCGCAGCAACCTGCTCTGTTCAGTAACGATGTATTCCATAACATCCGATACGGAAACCCTGAAGCAACGGACGAGCAAGTTATCGAGGCCGCTAAAAAAGCACATGCACATGAGTTCATCCAAAACCTACCTGAAGGCTATCACAGCTTTCTTGGTGAACGCGGTGTTAGGCTTTCTGGTGGTCAGAGACAACGTATTGCGATTGCTCGTGCCATCCTAAAAGATCCAAACATTCTATTGTTGGACGAAGCAACCAGCGCACTAGACAGCGAAAGTGAGCATCACGTTCAACAAGCTTTAGAAGAGTTAATGCGTGGCAGAACGACGATCATTATCGCTCATCGTTTATCAACAATTAAACACGCCGACCAGATTGCGGTGCTCGATAAAGGCCGGCTAGTAGACATCGGCGACCACCAGTCTCTCATCAATAGCTGCGAATTGTACCAACGCTTAGTTGAACTGCAATTCAAACACCTTAATGTGTAA
- the artP gene encoding arginine ABC transporter ATP-binding protein ArtP has translation MSIQVKSIDKSYGNTQVLHDISFDCGSGETLVLLGPSGAGKSSLLRVLNLLEIADNGELDIANEQFDFSSQIQEKQGLKLRRKVGMVFQQYNLWPHMTVMENLIEAPTKVAGLDKQEAVKQAQEVLKTLQLADKADAWPLQLSGGQQQRVAIARALMMKPDVLLFDEPTAALDPEITNQVVSIIKELSGTGITQVVVTHEVDFAKKIASHVLYLEKGYIVEHGTSDSFVNPQTPEFAEYLTH, from the coding sequence ATGAGTATTCAAGTAAAGAGCATCGACAAATCATACGGTAATACCCAAGTTCTTCATGACATCAGCTTTGACTGTGGAAGTGGTGAAACCTTGGTATTGCTTGGCCCAAGCGGCGCGGGCAAGAGTTCATTACTGCGTGTATTGAACCTGTTAGAAATCGCGGACAACGGCGAATTAGACATTGCGAACGAGCAATTCGATTTTTCAAGCCAGATCCAAGAAAAGCAGGGGCTTAAACTTCGTCGTAAAGTTGGCATGGTGTTCCAACAATACAACTTGTGGCCACATATGACGGTGATGGAAAACTTAATTGAAGCTCCCACCAAAGTGGCGGGGTTGGATAAGCAAGAAGCGGTTAAGCAAGCTCAAGAAGTACTAAAGACACTTCAACTTGCCGACAAAGCAGACGCTTGGCCACTTCAACTGTCTGGTGGTCAACAACAGCGTGTTGCGATTGCACGTGCGCTGATGATGAAACCGGATGTGTTGTTGTTTGATGAACCAACAGCGGCGCTTGATCCTGAGATCACTAACCAAGTTGTGAGCATTATTAAAGAGCTGAGTGGAACGGGCATTACTCAAGTGGTTGTGACACACGAAGTTGATTTCGCGAAGAAGATTGCTAGCCACGTTCTGTATCTAGAAAAAGGGTACATCGTTGAACACGGTACCAGCGATTCATTCGTTAATCCGCAGACACCTGAGTTTGCCGAGTATTTGACTCATTAA
- a CDS encoding lysine/arginine/ornithine ABC transporter substrate-binding protein yields the protein MKKILLASLIGLSSAGMAVNASAQDEIKFAMEATYAPFEYMDENNQIQGFDVDLANALCEEMKATCTFHNQAFDSLIPALKFKRYDAAISAMDITEARLKQVNFSNAYYDNSAAFISIEGKVADQAALEGKRVGVQNGSTHQSFLLEQMAGVTAVPYSSYQDAFIDMKNGRIDSVFGDTAVVAEWFKKQDNLTYVGDQVKNQEYFGNGFGIAVNKSNQELVDQLNVALAAVKANGEYDKIFNKYFGK from the coding sequence ATGAAAAAGATTCTACTAGCTTCACTTATCGGCCTTTCTTCTGCAGGCATGGCTGTTAATGCATCGGCACAAGATGAAATCAAATTCGCAATGGAAGCGACTTACGCACCATTCGAATACATGGACGAGAACAACCAAATCCAAGGTTTTGACGTAGACCTAGCAAACGCACTTTGTGAAGAGATGAAAGCAACTTGTACTTTTCACAACCAAGCGTTCGATAGCTTGATCCCAGCGCTTAAATTCAAACGTTACGATGCGGCTATCTCGGCAATGGACATCACTGAAGCGCGTCTTAAACAAGTAAACTTCTCTAACGCTTACTACGACAACTCAGCAGCATTCATCTCTATTGAAGGCAAAGTTGCAGACCAAGCAGCACTAGAAGGTAAGCGTGTTGGTGTTCAAAACGGTTCAACTCACCAAAGCTTCCTACTTGAGCAAATGGCTGGCGTAACAGCGGTTCCTTACTCAAGCTACCAAGATGCATTCATCGACATGAAAAACGGTCGTATCGATTCAGTATTTGGTGACACAGCAGTAGTAGCCGAATGGTTCAAAAAGCAAGACAACCTAACGTACGTTGGCGACCAAGTAAAAAACCAAGAGTACTTCGGTAACGGCTTTGGTATCGCAGTAAATAAGAGCAACCAAGAACTTGTAGACCAGCTGAACGTTGCACTTGCAGCAGTGAAAGCGAACGGCGAATACGACAAGATCTTCAACAAGTACTTCGGTAAGTAA
- the artQ gene encoding arginine ABC transporter permease ArtQ: MELTGYSLGLVEASWMTVQLAFVSLLVGLVLAVLFASGEMSRRIAIKWPTTAFVTIVRGLPEILVVLFIYFGSTQVLFMITGDFIEVSPFLSGVVALSLIFASYASQTIRGALKAVSKGQREAASALGISQSRAFFRVVLPQAVRHALPGLTNQWLVLLKDTALVSLIGVTDLLKQAQLTSAATHEAFTWYATAAAIYLVITLITQRLVKVIDGKFSIQGLGNKGAMA; this comes from the coding sequence ATGGAATTAACGGGTTACTCTTTAGGGCTCGTCGAAGCAAGCTGGATGACAGTTCAGCTTGCGTTCGTAAGCCTATTGGTTGGATTGGTTCTAGCAGTTTTGTTTGCAAGTGGTGAGATGTCTCGTCGTATTGCAATCAAATGGCCAACGACTGCATTTGTGACGATTGTTCGTGGTTTACCAGAAATTCTGGTCGTACTGTTTATCTACTTTGGTTCGACACAAGTTCTGTTCATGATCACTGGCGACTTCATAGAAGTGAGCCCGTTCTTATCTGGTGTTGTTGCACTGTCACTTATTTTTGCTTCTTACGCTTCGCAAACTATTCGTGGTGCGTTGAAAGCAGTAAGCAAAGGGCAGAGAGAAGCAGCAAGTGCGCTTGGTATTTCACAATCTCGTGCTTTCTTCAGAGTCGTATTGCCACAAGCAGTAAGACACGCTCTACCAGGGTTAACCAACCAATGGTTAGTGTTATTGAAAGATACAGCACTGGTTTCGTTGATTGGCGTAACCGATCTATTGAAACAAGCGCAATTAACATCAGCGGCAACGCACGAAGCATTTACTTGGTACGCGACAGCAGCAGCAATCTATTTGGTCATCACTTTAATCACACAAAGATTAGTAAAAGTGATTGATGGTAAGTTTTCTATTCAAGGTTTGGGTAACAAAGGGGCAATGGCATGA
- the artM gene encoding arginine ABC transporter permease ArtM, with product MNQQYLSQMLEGLVTSLQLTGASLFVGCILSLLMTVTLILRIPAIHWLTRGIITLFTGTPLLVQIFLVYYGPGQFDLIRESFLWTWLRQPWFCAMLALALNTAAYSTLLFRGAFNAIPAGQWEACRALGMDKIATLKVLLPYALRRAVPAYSNEVILVFKGTSLASTITIMDLMGYAQRINGQTYDTLTVFGIAGAFYLAVNGVLTLIFRQVEKKALAFEAA from the coding sequence ATGAATCAACAATACCTCTCTCAAATGCTTGAAGGCTTAGTGACCAGTCTTCAACTCACAGGCGCTTCATTGTTTGTTGGTTGTATTTTGTCTTTGTTGATGACGGTAACGCTAATCCTAAGAATACCGGCGATTCACTGGTTAACACGTGGCATCATTACGCTGTTTACCGGCACACCATTGTTGGTTCAGATCTTTTTGGTGTATTACGGCCCGGGTCAATTCGATTTGATTCGTGAAAGCTTCCTATGGACTTGGTTAAGACAACCTTGGTTCTGTGCAATGTTAGCACTCGCACTGAACACCGCGGCATACAGCACGCTACTGTTCAGAGGCGCATTCAACGCCATTCCAGCAGGGCAGTGGGAAGCATGTCGCGCATTAGGCATGGATAAAATCGCAACGCTTAAAGTGTTACTGCCATACGCTCTTCGTCGCGCCGTTCCAGCTTACTCGAACGAAGTAATTCTAGTCTTCAAAGGCACGTCACTGGCAAGCACCATCACCATCATGGATTTGATGGGCTACGCTCAGCGTATCAATGGCCAAACCTACGACACACTCACCGTGTTCGGCATTGCTGGCGCATTCTACCTAGCAGTGAATGGTGTATTAACACTGATCTTCCGCCAAGTAGAGAAGAAAGCCCTCGCATTCGAAGCGGCATAA
- a CDS encoding GNAT family N-acetyltransferase has protein sequence MFKIETKRLIIRDMNPSDERAFVAMSQDAKYQRFYDESDCDPVKYKELTNLFIAQASEEPRKSYQLAVEDKSTGQFIGTVCLRLEDNQQASMGCAFSRLSQGNKLSHEAALALADFGFSTLGVHRIFAETISKNLPAIKLCKSLGMRQEAHFREHRFFKGRWWDTVVLAVLRTEWVKALPSG, from the coding sequence ATGTTTAAAATTGAGACAAAGCGGCTGATTATTAGGGATATGAACCCTAGCGATGAAAGAGCCTTCGTGGCGATGTCTCAAGACGCTAAATATCAGCGTTTTTATGATGAAAGTGACTGTGACCCTGTTAAATATAAAGAGTTAACCAACTTGTTTATAGCTCAGGCTTCTGAAGAACCAAGGAAATCATATCAACTCGCTGTTGAAGACAAGAGCACTGGCCAGTTCATTGGCACTGTTTGTTTGCGTCTAGAAGACAATCAGCAAGCTTCAATGGGATGTGCGTTTTCAAGATTATCTCAAGGTAATAAGTTAAGCCATGAAGCGGCTCTTGCTTTGGCTGATTTTGGTTTTTCAACATTGGGCGTACACCGCATTTTTGCAGAGACAATCAGTAAGAATTTACCTGCCATTAAGCTCTGTAAGTCTTTAGGTATGCGCCAAGAAGCACATTTTAGAGAGCATCGTTTTTTCAAAGGGCGGTGGTGGGATACCGTCGTTCTGGCTGTCCTGCGAACCGAATGGGTCAAGGCATTGCCAAGTGGCTAA
- a CDS encoding DUF1801 domain-containing protein, translated as MDKSIKTHFDEYPDDVRVRLEELRSLIFELSSDLGLGEVEESMKWGEPSYSVRTGSPIRIDWKLKSPSNYYLFFNCQTKLVDTFRELHDGTLAFQGNRAIVLNLTEPLPKVPIKHCLELALTYQQRKHLPLLGA; from the coding sequence ATGGACAAATCAATCAAAACACATTTCGACGAGTACCCCGATGATGTTCGAGTTCGGCTTGAAGAGTTACGGTCGTTAATCTTTGAGCTTTCCTCTGATTTAGGTTTAGGTGAAGTCGAAGAGTCTATGAAATGGGGCGAGCCAAGTTACAGCGTTAGAACGGGCAGCCCCATTCGAATCGACTGGAAATTGAAATCGCCAAGCAACTATTACTTGTTCTTTAACTGTCAAACGAAGCTAGTCGACACGTTCAGAGAATTGCACGACGGCACGTTGGCATTTCAAGGCAATAGGGCAATCGTATTGAACCTAACTGAACCACTTCCAAAGGTACCAATTAAGCATTGCTTAGAGCTGGCCTTAACTTATCAACAGCGAAAGCATCTACCGCTTCTTGGTGCGTAG
- a CDS encoding YnfA family protein encodes MIEFKTIGLFVLTAVAEIVGCYLPYLWLREDKSIWLLIPAAISLALFAWLLTLHPTATGRVYAAYGGVYISVALIWLWLVDGEKPTTWDLVGGSVALLGMAIIMFGPRNA; translated from the coding sequence GTGATTGAATTTAAAACGATCGGTCTTTTTGTACTTACGGCGGTCGCCGAGATTGTAGGGTGTTATCTACCTTATCTTTGGTTGAGAGAAGACAAGAGCATTTGGTTATTGATTCCTGCTGCGATAAGCCTCGCATTGTTTGCTTGGTTATTGACGCTTCATCCTACCGCGACAGGGCGTGTTTATGCGGCCTATGGCGGTGTGTATATTTCTGTTGCCCTGATATGGCTGTGGCTTGTTGATGGCGAAAAGCCGACAACGTGGGATCTGGTCGGTGGATCAGTAGCACTACTCGGTATGGCGATTATTATGTTTGGCCCCCGAAACGCGTAA